The window AAGCTCTTCCTCAGTTGTTGGTAGACCATTATAATGTACATCTCTTAAAACACCTGCCATAAAGGCATCTCCGGCGCCTGTTGTATCTACTGGTACAACCTTTTCTGTTGGTACATGTATAACCTCGCCGTTTAATACTGCGTATGTACCCTCTTCCCCTACTGTTACTAAAATGATGGGTACTAAATAACTGTCTAATTGCTGAATTCCTTCTTCTAATGAAGTGGTTTCAGTTAAGAAAAACAGCTCATCATCCGTTACTTTTAAAATATCTACATTTTCGAAAAATGAAGTAATGGTTTCACGGCAAATTTCTTCACTGCTCCAACGTAATGGGCGTATATTGGCATCCATTGCAATTATTGCTCCTCTATCTTTCGCCATATCGACGGCAGCACGAGTTGTTTTCAGTGCAGTAGGGTGAAACATAGTGCCTGAACACACAATTAGTGCCGAAGCATGCTTAAAGGCTGCCTCATTTAATTGTGTTGCCTCTACTTGTAAATCTGGTGTCTCATCGACATAATCTTTGAATATACGCTCACACGCTTCTGTTAAATGTACATAGACGCCACTTACACGCTTCGCTTGGTCAAATACGGCATAATCCAGGCTTACCCCTTCTTTTACAAGACCATCTCGAACGAATTGTGAAGCTTCGTCATCCCCAGTTATTGTAATCAGTGCAGAAGGCGCACCGATACGGCTAATACCAGCAGCTACGTTTACCGTAGCACCACCCATATATTTAGTAAAAGATGTGTTCGTCACATCATCTGCAATATAGTCAATAAAAGCATCTCCGTAAACTAAAATAAAATCCTTATCTTCCTTTGTCATTGTTGTCCTCCCGAAAGTCTGTTCATTTTAGATTAACACGAAACTTGATTTCATTTAAAGTTTTAAACTTTCGGAAAAATACTGAACGAATCCTTCCATAAAGTAGTGAATATTTCAAAAGCTTGTGACATCCTCTATCTTTGTTATACTTGCCTATAGAAAGGTAGGGATTTTGAAGATGAGTATTACAATTCGACAAGCGCAACTACAGGATGCCCATGCCGTTGTACCATTAATTATTGATGCTATTGGTGATATTGCAAACCGTTTAACAGGTGAACAGACTTTTGCGTCTGTTGAACAAGCACTTATAGTACTTTTCAAACGAGAAGACAACCGCCATTCCTATTTAAATACTTTTGTTGCTGTCAAAGATGAACAGGTCTTAGGTGTTCTTGTTTACTATAACGGGGAACAAGCCATTAAAATGGACGCTAATCTTGTAAGATGGCTCGAAGCAAAAAATGCGCCAAATATTGTCATCGATAAAGAGGCTCATGAAGATGAATACTATATTGATACAATTTGTGTGGCACCTGAAGCTCGTGGTAAAGGAATCGGCACATTGTTACTAAAATTTGCTGAAGAACAGACGAAAAAAT of the Lysinibacillus fusiformis genome contains:
- a CDS encoding carbohydrate kinase family protein, which encodes MTKEDKDFILVYGDAFIDYIADDVTNTSFTKYMGGATVNVAAGISRIGAPSALITITGDDEASQFVRDGLVKEGVSLDYAVFDQAKRVSGVYVHLTEACERIFKDYVDETPDLQVEATQLNEAAFKHASALIVCSGTMFHPTALKTTRAAVDMAKDRGAIIAMDANIRPLRWSSEEICRETITSFFENVDILKVTDDELFFLTETTSLEEGIQQLDSYLVPIILVTVGEEGTYAVLNGEVIHVPTEKVVPVDTTGAGDAFMAGVLRDVHYNGLPTTEEELVRCVSFGNKLGALAATKAGALTALPYYNDIKHLLK
- a CDS encoding GNAT family N-acetyltransferase; the protein is MSITIRQAQLQDAHAVVPLIIDAIGDIANRLTGEQTFASVEQALIVLFKREDNRHSYLNTFVAVKDEQVLGVLVYYNGEQAIKMDANLVRWLEAKNAPNIVIDKEAHEDEYYIDTICVAPEARGKGIGTLLLKFAEEQTKKLGFKKLSLNVETQKEDARRLYERMGYVITEPWSIIDEPFHHMVKQI